The following proteins are co-located in the Paenibacillus sp. JNUCC32 genome:
- a CDS encoding VOC family protein: protein MTVKLTPYLNMEGNAREAIRFYEQALDAEVLSIITYGDMPEMPNTYTDALNQLVAHAKLRIGEAELMFSDAPTGTSIPKGKQVTICISTNSVETSKRFFEALEQEGQVNMPFEEAPFSPGFGDVTDKFGVTFQIYTED from the coding sequence ATGACAGTCAAACTTACCCCTTATTTAAATATGGAAGGGAATGCAAGGGAAGCTATCCGCTTCTATGAACAAGCTTTAGATGCCGAAGTCCTTTCCATCATTACTTACGGAGACATGCCGGAAATGCCGAACACATACACGGATGCATTAAATCAGCTTGTCGCACATGCGAAGCTGCGGATTGGCGAAGCTGAACTCATGTTCTCGGATGCACCGACCGGCACCTCGATTCCGAAAGGCAAACAGGTCACCATCTGCATTTCAACGAATAGCGTGGAGACATCCAAACGATTTTTTGAAGCCTTGGAGCAAGAGGGTCAAGTGAATATGCCGTTCGAGGAAGCCCCTTTTAGCCCAGGCTTTGGCGATGTAACCGATAAATTCGGCGTGACCTTCCAGATTTATACTGAGGATTAA